One part of the Neodiprion virginianus isolate iyNeoVirg1 chromosome 3, iyNeoVirg1.1, whole genome shotgun sequence genome encodes these proteins:
- the LOC124301177 gene encoding protein TRC8 homolog, with protein MLTTIRNKALNFADVVMRVPPLFIIDELLRIGLGLPGENIVLEDVNNEFKVVSVPDSIVGSLVGITPEVGLLHQLNLSQHIYQSYLLTLFKFILCCLACEAALCGIMLQKKHLVVVYLYLISVGVIFVSYWSNVSTMKAVVWYATANETATSILDDVLCLDIPKVLNPDGPGVVVIRNYILQCTLALIFCYVHLAPRFSIIQKSLVFSFMAPSIFAVLPIPITVLNHAPVFATLLPLAVSKFVIWYNSVAMGRIIYSGYQHARTFISSYGLSALVEAEWSRLNVPCVLRIFWILRVGEQVIQIMGNHYGEDTFTYYVMVRTLLINGCETLTAVLGMTSVISFICHYIGCFFQWILLNDDEEDSKSIGTVSAILFYILALQTGLTSLDREMRLVRLCRNFCLLFTALLHFVHNIVNPLLMSLSASHNPALHRHFRALLVCAFLIMFPVYLLVLLWSQYSVSTWLLAVSAFSIEVIVKVLVSLAIYSLFLYDACRHTFWEQLDDYVYYIRAFGNTVEFAFGIFLFFNGLWILVYESGGLIRAVMMCVHAYFNIWCEAKAGWSVFMKRRTAVNKINSLPEARTEQLMQLDDVCAICYQEMSSAKITRCNHYFHGVCLRKWLYVQDRCPLCHDILYKVDSPHDSKDNVSALTDQERRNEDEIDELYQNQGLQRNGLRSPNYRRYVEQLNEDR; from the exons ATGTTGACCACCATTAGAAATAAGGCGCTTAATTTCGCCGATGTCGTTATGAGGGTTCCGCCGCTTTTCATTATCGACGAACTGCTCAGGATCGGCCTTGGCTTGCCCGGCGAAAACATAGTCCTTGAAGACGTCAACAATGAATTCAAAGTCGTCAGCGTTCCTGATTCCATTGTTGGTTCGCTGGTTGGCATTACACCCGAGGTCGGTTTGCTCCACCAGCTAAACTTGAGTCAGCACATCTACCAGTCGTACTTACTCACGCTCTTTAAATTCATCTTGTGCTGTTTAG CATGCGAGGCAGCACTTTGCGGCATTATGCTGCAAAAGAAACACCTCGTCGTCGTTTACCTCTACCTGATATCGGTCGGTGTGATATTCGTGTCATATTGGTCGAACGTCAGCACCATGAAGGCGGTCGTCTGGTACGCCACCGCGAATGAGACAGCGACGAGTATCCTGGACGATGTGCTGTGTCTGGATATACCCAAGGTGCTGAATCCTGACGGACCGGGAGTCGTTGTCATCCGGAACTACATCCTCCAGTGCACTCTCGCCCTTATCTTCTGCTACGTTCACCTTGCTCCGAGATTTTCCATTATACAGAAGTCTCTCGTCTTCAGTTTCATGGCTCCTTCCATATTCGCAGTTCTTCCGATACCC ATTACAGTTCTGAACCATGCTCCAGTCTTCGCAACCCTGCTTCCGCTCGCAGTGTCAAAGTTCGTAATTTGGTACAACTCGGTGGCGATGGGTCGCATCATATACTCAGGTTACCAGCACGCTCGAACGTTTATCAGCAGCTACGGTCTCTCGGCGTTGGTGGAGGCGGAATGGAGTCGGCTGAACGTGCCCTGCGTTCTGCGGATTTTCTGGATCCTTAGAGTGGGCGAGCAAGTTATACAAATAATGGGAAACCACTACGGGGAAGATACGTTCACGTATTATGTGATGGTCAGGACTCTGTTGATAAACGGCTGCGAGACGCTTACAGCTGTTCTAGGAATGACGAGCGTGATATCGTTCATCTGCCACTACATCGGTTGCTTCTTCCAATGGATATTACTTAACGATGACGAGGAGGACAGCAAGAGCATCGGAACGGTGTCGGCGATTCTTTTCTACATCCTGGCTCTCCAAACAGGATTGACCAGTCTGGACAGAGAAATGCGGTTGGTAAGATTGTGCCGAAACTTTTGCCTCCTGTTCACAGCGCTTCTCCACTTTGTTCACAATATAGTCAATCCTCTGCTGATGTCGCTGAGCGCGTCGCACAATCCCGCTCTTCACAGGCACTTTCGAGCACTGTTGGTCTGTGCCTTTCTGATTATGTTTCCGGTTTATCTCCTCGTATTGCTGTGGTCGCAATACTCGGTCAGCACTTGGCTGCTCGCTGTCTCGGCTTTTAGCATAGAGGTTATAGTAAAAGTCCTCGTATCGCTGGCGATATACTCGCTGTTCCTTTACGACGCGTGCCGTCACACGTTCTGGGAACAATTGGACGACTACGTTTACTACATACGCGCCTTCGGTAACACCGTGGAATTTGCATTCGGGATCTTTCTGTTCTTCAACGGCCTATGGATCCTCGTGTACGAGTCGGGCGGACTAATAAGAGCAGTCATGATGTGTGTGCACGCCTACTTCAACATATGGTGCGAAGCGAAGGCCGGATGGAGCGTATTCATGAAGAGGAGAACGGCCGTGAACAAGATAAACTCGCTGCCAGAGGCGAGGACCGAGCAGCTTATGCAGCTCGACGACGTTTGCGCTATTTGCTACCAGGAAATGTCAAGCGCTAAAATAACCAGGTGCAATCACTACTTCCACGGCGTTTGTCTAAGGAAGTGGTTGTACGTTCAGGATCGCTGTCCGCTGTGCCATGATATTTTGTACAAAGTTGACAGTCCGCACGACAGCAAAGACAATGTCTCTGCTCTCACTGATCAGGAGAGGCGAAACGAAGATGAAATCGACGAGTTGTACCAGAACCAGGGACTGCAGAGGAACGGATTGCGAAGTCCGAACTATAGACGATACGTTGAACAGCTTAACGAAGACAGGTGA